Proteins encoded in a region of the Actinomycetota bacterium genome:
- a CDS encoding glycoside hydrolase family 15 protein — protein MPGPADPPQGGSVAPLQSHQSPFPPIAEYGFLSDREVTALVGPSGSVEWLCAPRPDSPSIFGAILDRSAGAFRLGPAELLVPAGRRYMPGSNVLETTWQTRTGWLIVRDALVMGPWRDDERPEGYRRPPGDYRAEHMLLRVVRCIQGQVDLVLNCEPAFDYGRTDGRWEYAGPGWTEAIARGGEDDPTLRLTTDMRLGLEGRAAVAFTRLNDGESAFAALSWNGDLNAAPADAEGAWRRVYETADFWRAWLNMGEFPDHPWRSHLQRAALTLKGLTYAPTGALIAAPTTSLPETPGGERNWDYRYSWVRDATFALWGLYTLGFDFEANSFFYFIADQVKDGSSLQVMYGVGGETELTEQLLDHLTGYEHARPVRVGNDAHDQRQHDVWGALLDSVYLHMRSGEFLTGRAWFGLERQVEEAVEHWREPDQGIWEMRGTPQHFVSSKIMCWVACDRGARLAEVLDKPELAARWSAEAELIKADVLEHGVDDRGVLTQIYGSDALDASLLLAPLMRFLPADDPRIRATVLAIADELTLEGLVMRYRVGEIDDGLDGEEATFAICSFWLISALVEIGELERARDLCERMLSFASPLGLYAEEIDPRTGRHWGNFPQAFTHLAQINALMHIVRAEAEAPASPLR, from the coding sequence CTGCCCGGCCCGGCGGACCCGCCCCAGGGTGGATCGGTCGCACCGTTGCAGAGCCATCAGAGCCCGTTCCCGCCGATCGCCGAGTACGGGTTCCTCAGCGATCGCGAGGTCACGGCGCTGGTCGGCCCCAGCGGCAGCGTCGAGTGGCTGTGCGCGCCCCGGCCCGACAGCCCCAGCATCTTCGGCGCGATACTCGACCGCTCGGCCGGGGCGTTCCGGCTGGGCCCTGCCGAGCTGCTGGTCCCCGCCGGCCGACGGTACATGCCGGGTTCGAACGTGCTCGAGACCACATGGCAGACGCGGACCGGGTGGCTGATCGTGCGGGACGCGCTCGTGATGGGCCCCTGGCGAGACGACGAGCGCCCCGAGGGGTATCGGCGCCCGCCGGGGGATTACCGTGCCGAGCACATGCTGCTGCGGGTGGTGCGCTGCATCCAGGGACAGGTCGACCTCGTGCTGAACTGCGAGCCCGCGTTCGACTACGGTCGCACCGACGGGCGCTGGGAATACGCCGGCCCCGGCTGGACCGAGGCGATCGCACGGGGCGGCGAGGACGATCCCACGCTGCGGCTCACCACCGACATGCGGCTGGGCCTCGAGGGCCGTGCCGCCGTAGCGTTCACCCGACTCAACGACGGTGAGTCGGCGTTCGCCGCCCTGAGCTGGAACGGCGACCTCAACGCCGCTCCCGCCGACGCCGAGGGGGCCTGGCGGCGGGTGTACGAGACGGCGGACTTCTGGCGTGCCTGGCTGAACATGGGCGAGTTCCCCGACCATCCGTGGCGCTCCCATCTGCAGCGGGCGGCGCTCACGCTGAAGGGTCTGACCTACGCGCCGACCGGCGCCCTGATCGCGGCGCCCACCACCTCGCTGCCGGAGACCCCCGGCGGTGAGCGCAACTGGGACTACCGCTACAGCTGGGTGCGCGATGCGACGTTCGCGCTGTGGGGCCTGTACACGCTCGGGTTCGATTTCGAGGCCAACAGCTTCTTCTACTTCATCGCCGATCAGGTGAAAGACGGTTCGTCCCTGCAGGTGATGTACGGGGTGGGCGGCGAGACCGAGCTCACCGAGCAGCTCCTCGACCACCTCACAGGCTATGAGCACGCGCGCCCCGTACGCGTGGGCAACGACGCTCACGATCAGCGCCAGCACGACGTGTGGGGCGCCCTGCTCGACAGCGTGTACCTGCACATGCGCTCGGGCGAGTTCCTCACGGGCCGGGCGTGGTTCGGTCTCGAGCGGCAGGTGGAGGAGGCGGTCGAGCACTGGCGAGAGCCCGATCAGGGCATCTGGGAGATGCGCGGCACGCCCCAGCACTTCGTGTCGTCGAAGATCATGTGCTGGGTCGCTTGTGACCGGGGAGCCAGGCTCGCCGAGGTGCTCGACAAGCCGGAGCTTGCGGCTCGCTGGTCCGCCGAAGCGGAGCTGATCAAGGCCGACGTGTTAGAGCACGGCGTCGATGACCGGGGCGTGCTGACCCAGATCTACGGGTCCGACGCCCTCGACGCCTCGCTGCTGCTCGCCCCCCTGATGCGGTTCCTGCCTGCCGACGACCCCCGCATCCGCGCGACGGTGCTCGCGATCGCCGACGAGCTCACGCTCGAGGGGCTGGTGATGCGCTACCGCGTCGGGGAGATCGATGACGGTCTCGACGGCGAGGAGGCGACGTTCGCGATCTGCTCGTTCTGGCTGATCTCCGCGCTGGTGGAGATCGGCGAGCTCGAACGCGCCCGCGACCTCTGCGAGCGGATGCTCTCGTTCGCGAGCCCGCTCGGTCTCTACGCCGAGGAGATCGACCCGCGGACGGGCAGGCATTGGGGGAACTTCCCGCAGGCCTTCACGCACCTGGCGCAGATCAACGCCCTGATGCATATCGTGCGCGCCGAGGCCGAGGCGCCGGCGTCGCCGCTCCGCTGA
- a CDS encoding TraR/DksA C4-type zinc finger protein, with amino-acid sequence MSLDLDAMRDTLEAELGSLESELATLTAVTREPTATIGFGKRVGEGTSEAIGRIERVGQADALSAKLAGVRRALEKFEDGTYGICDRCGATIPDERLEARPSSVRCVRCSAAVP; translated from the coding sequence GTGAGCCTCGATCTCGACGCGATGCGGGACACGCTCGAGGCCGAGCTCGGGTCCCTCGAGAGCGAGCTCGCAACGTTGACCGCGGTCACACGCGAACCCACCGCGACGATCGGGTTCGGTAAACGCGTCGGGGAAGGGACGAGTGAGGCGATCGGCCGGATCGAGCGGGTGGGCCAGGCCGACGCTCTCTCGGCGAAACTCGCAGGCGTGCGGCGCGCGCTGGAGAAGTTCGAGGATGGCACGTACGGCATCTGCGATCGATGTGGCGCGACGATCCCCGACGAGCGGCTCGAGGCCCGACCCTCGTCGGTGCGGTGTGTGCGTTGCAGCGCTGCGGTTCCGTGA
- a CDS encoding Lrp/AsnC ligand binding domain-containing protein: protein MDAYVYLHVEPGRMSDVLTGLASKSQVRRATAVVGAWDVLMHAEGADLATIATQVLSEIHHVPGVLRTVTAPVVPPDRIGIAGWGAPKAPAIIGDACYVHVKAAAGAAAGIAERLGDMGDVSGVAVLGGEYDLMACVAQPWEVASGVILEEIHGLPGVVSTDTLVSIVYEEPEEDRDQFSSWT from the coding sequence ATGGACGCCTACGTCTACCTCCACGTCGAGCCTGGGAGGATGAGCGACGTGCTCACGGGGCTCGCATCGAAGTCGCAGGTGCGCCGGGCGACCGCGGTGGTCGGCGCCTGGGACGTGCTGATGCACGCCGAGGGTGCCGATCTGGCGACGATCGCCACCCAGGTGCTCTCCGAGATCCACCACGTGCCGGGGGTGCTTCGCACCGTGACCGCACCCGTCGTCCCTCCCGATCGCATCGGCATCGCCGGATGGGGGGCGCCCAAGGCTCCCGCGATCATCGGCGACGCCTGTTACGTGCACGTCAAGGCTGCGGCCGGCGCGGCCGCGGGCATCGCCGAACGCCTGGGCGACATGGGTGACGTTTCCGGTGTCGCCGTGCTCGGCGGCGAATACGACTTGATGGCCTGCGTCGCGCAGCCGTGGGAGGTCGCGAGCGGCGTGATCCTCGAGGAGATCCACGGCCTGCCGGGTGTGGTCTCGACCGACACGCTCGTCTCGATCGTGTACGAGGAACCCGAGGAAGACCGCGACCAGTTCTCGTCGTGGACCTAG
- a CDS encoding Fe-S cluster assembly protein HesB yields MSTSLPLPLRGPSGEPVDLVRTLNSHGFAELAPTTLDETATALSVTVRVPKARPRRIRIGPGPGGGARVEVLGPAAGPRVQAAALAGAAHVLRLDHDLSRFYALIADDPDLSWAATGAGRMLRSPTVFEDVVKTICTTNCAWGATVRMVNALVSSLGEPAIGGDGPLTNAFPTPTAMRGAPEAFYRDEVRAGYRGPYLIELARRVDAGEVDLEAMATATSDELSDDDLEAALLDLPGVGPYAAAHVMMTLGRNSRLILDSWTRPKYARLTGRTKPVADAAIVRRFRRYGDEAGLAFWLFLTRDWIE; encoded by the coding sequence GTGTCGACCTCGTTGCCGCTGCCCCTGCGCGGCCCGAGCGGGGAGCCGGTCGACCTCGTGCGCACGCTGAACTCCCACGGGTTCGCCGAGCTGGCGCCGACGACGCTCGACGAAACCGCGACCGCGCTCTCCGTCACCGTGCGGGTGCCGAAGGCTCGTCCCCGCCGGATCCGGATCGGGCCCGGGCCAGGCGGAGGCGCCCGCGTGGAGGTGCTCGGGCCCGCGGCCGGGCCTCGCGTGCAGGCCGCCGCGCTGGCGGGCGCCGCACATGTCCTGCGGCTCGATCACGATCTCTCGAGGTTCTACGCGCTGATCGCCGACGATCCCGACCTCTCATGGGCGGCGACCGGGGCCGGACGGATGCTGCGGTCCCCCACCGTCTTCGAAGACGTGGTGAAGACGATCTGCACGACGAACTGCGCCTGGGGGGCCACCGTGCGGATGGTGAACGCCCTCGTCTCCTCGCTCGGCGAACCGGCGATCGGTGGCGACGGCCCGCTCACGAACGCCTTCCCGACCCCCACGGCGATGAGGGGGGCTCCTGAAGCCTTCTACCGGGACGAGGTGCGAGCGGGATACCGCGGTCCCTACCTGATCGAGCTCGCCCGCAGGGTCGACGCCGGCGAGGTCGATCTCGAGGCGATGGCGACGGCGACCTCCGACGAGCTCTCCGACGACGACCTGGAGGCAGCGCTCCTCGATCTGCCGGGGGTCGGTCCGTACGCGGCGGCCCACGTGATGATGACGCTCGGTCGCAACTCCCGGCTGATCCTCGACAGCTGGACCCGGCCGAAATACGCTCGCCTCACGGGTCGTACCAAGCCCGTGGCCGACGCGGCGATCGTGCGCCGGTTCCGTCGATACGGCGACGAGGCCGGGCTGGCGTTCTGGCTGTTCCTCACCCGCGACTGGATCGAGTGA
- a CDS encoding magnesium transporter, which translates to MRSERRTIRQGIVALVLSTGAGFVAGLILSHITGALERFPGLLVLIPAAVGMRGTIFGALEARLGTSIHTGLFHATLLRDGVLRDNVTVAIVTTLTSSLWLAMLAKLTSELFGEPSISLIQLVVISVVGGALGSVVILGFTVGLSVVSFRRGWDLDSVGTPMVTALGDAATLPTLFLASLLVENDLVTAAAAVACIGAAAYSVVAAMRSDRPAVRRIVLQMTGVIVLTPLLDVAAGGLLGRFQSELVRNAGILILIPPFVSQSGALGGILASRLSSKIQVGLVRPTPWPDPLAWVDAAIVSLLALVTFLVVGSGATALADLTTRTHPGAWEMIGGTLLAGLSLLPVLLALSYGVAVATARLGLDPDDQSVPVITSCMDLTGVAALLVVMSLLGVLPG; encoded by the coding sequence GTGCGGTCAGAACGTCGAACGATCCGGCAGGGCATCGTGGCGCTCGTCCTCAGCACGGGCGCGGGTTTCGTCGCGGGCCTGATCCTCAGCCACATCACGGGAGCGCTGGAACGGTTCCCCGGGCTCCTGGTGTTGATACCGGCAGCCGTCGGGATGCGAGGGACGATCTTCGGGGCGCTCGAGGCCCGCCTGGGTACGAGCATCCACACTGGCCTCTTCCACGCCACGCTCCTTCGAGACGGCGTGCTCAGGGACAACGTGACGGTGGCGATCGTCACGACGTTGACGTCGTCGCTCTGGCTCGCGATGCTCGCGAAGCTCACCTCCGAGCTGTTCGGCGAACCCTCGATCTCGCTGATCCAGCTCGTCGTGATCTCCGTCGTCGGCGGCGCGCTCGGGTCGGTCGTGATCCTCGGGTTCACCGTCGGGCTCTCGGTGGTCTCGTTCCGGCGAGGCTGGGACCTCGACTCCGTCGGCACGCCGATGGTGACAGCGCTCGGCGATGCGGCCACCCTTCCGACGTTGTTCCTCGCCTCCTTGTTGGTCGAGAACGACCTCGTGACGGCGGCGGCTGCGGTCGCATGCATCGGCGCCGCGGCGTACAGCGTCGTTGCGGCCATGCGGAGCGACCGCCCCGCGGTGCGCCGCATCGTGCTTCAGATGACCGGGGTCATCGTGCTCACTCCGTTGCTGGATGTCGCCGCGGGTGGCCTGCTCGGGCGGTTCCAGTCTGAACTCGTCCGCAACGCGGGCATCCTCATCCTGATCCCTCCGTTCGTCTCACAGTCGGGTGCACTCGGAGGCATCCTCGCCTCCCGTCTCTCCTCGAAGATCCAGGTCGGCCTCGTGCGCCCGACCCCGTGGCCGGACCCCCTCGCCTGGGTGGATGCGGCGATCGTGTCCCTGCTCGCGCTCGTGACGTTCCTGGTCGTGGGATCGGGCGCGACGGCGCTGGCGGATCTGACCACGCGCACGCATCCCGGAGCTTGGGAGATGATCGGCGGCACCCTCCTCGCCGGGCTCTCGCTGCTGCCCGTGTTGCTGGCGCTGTCGTACGGCGTCGCGGTGGCAACGGCGCGGCTCGGCCTCGACCCGGACGATCAGAGCGTGCCCGTGATCACCAGCTGCATGGACCTCACGGGTGTCGCCGCTCTGCTGGTGGTGATGTCGTTGCTCGGGGTCCTGCCTGGCTGA
- a CDS encoding magnesium transporter, with protein sequence MATSRSTRLVPRRARRVYDTLRAERRTLQQGVAALALSTAAGFVAGLILGSMAGTLELLPGLLVLIPASVGMRGMIFGAMGARLGTGIAAGVFEPTLRRGGLLAHNVEVAVVSAVLSSFYLAGMAKLVASAFGEDTVSFWDLVTISVIGGVLASAVILVVTIRLSIQSFRRGWDLDAVSTPMVTAIGDMITLPALFLATFIARNPSLNAVAAALCTAAAVGALAWAVVRSPPVVQRTLLEMAGVSALAPLLDIFAGAVLEAHRTELEAIPGILILIPPFVSQAGAIGGILSSRLSSKLQLGVITPRGRPERPALVDATIVIALGLVVFTAIGVIAAVLASITGVARPPSGLMVIGTVLAGLLVLPVTLVVGYYVAVLTTRFGLDPDNHGVPTITATLDLTGVAAVLFVMSVLGVT encoded by the coding sequence ATGGCCACGTCCAGGAGCACCCGGTTGGTTCCCCGACGCGCTCGTCGTGTCTACGACACCTTGCGCGCCGAGCGGCGGACCCTGCAGCAGGGCGTGGCCGCCCTCGCGCTCAGCACGGCTGCCGGCTTCGTCGCGGGGCTGATCCTGGGGTCGATGGCTGGCACACTCGAGCTGCTCCCCGGATTGCTGGTGCTGATCCCTGCCTCGGTCGGCATGCGAGGCATGATCTTCGGAGCGATGGGTGCCCGGCTCGGAACCGGCATCGCCGCGGGCGTATTCGAGCCCACCCTCCGTCGCGGTGGCCTGCTCGCACACAACGTCGAGGTCGCGGTGGTCTCCGCAGTCCTGTCCTCTTTCTACCTCGCGGGCATGGCGAAGCTGGTGGCGTCGGCGTTCGGCGAGGACACCGTGTCGTTCTGGGATCTCGTCACGATCTCGGTGATCGGCGGAGTGCTCGCGTCGGCGGTGATCCTCGTGGTCACCATCCGCCTCTCGATCCAGTCGTTCCGTCGAGGATGGGACCTCGATGCCGTGTCGACCCCCATGGTCACGGCGATCGGCGACATGATCACGCTGCCCGCGTTGTTCCTCGCGACGTTCATCGCGCGGAACCCTTCCCTGAATGCGGTCGCTGCGGCACTCTGCACGGCGGCGGCGGTCGGTGCCCTGGCCTGGGCCGTGGTGCGGAGCCCTCCCGTGGTGCAACGCACGCTGCTCGAGATGGCGGGTGTGAGCGCCCTCGCCCCGCTGCTCGACATCTTCGCCGGCGCCGTGCTCGAGGCACATCGCACGGAACTCGAAGCGATCCCGGGCATCCTCATCCTGATCCCGCCGTTCGTCTCCCAGGCCGGCGCCATCGGCGGCATCCTGTCGTCGCGCCTGTCCTCCAAGCTTCAGCTGGGCGTGATCACCCCCAGAGGGCGTCCCGAACGCCCCGCGCTCGTCGACGCAACGATCGTCATCGCGCTCGGACTCGTCGTCTTCACCGCGATCGGAGTGATCGCCGCCGTGCTCGCGTCGATCACCGGCGTCGCTCGGCCCCCGTCGGGGCTCATGGTTATCGGCACCGTGCTCGCGGGTCTGCTCGTGCTTCCGGTGACCCTGGTCGTGGGCTATTACGTCGCGGTGCTCACGACTCGATTCGGACTCGACCCAGACAACCACGGGGTGCCGACGATCACCGCCACGCTCGACCTGACCGGGGTCGCCGCCGTGCTCTTCGTCATGTCAGTATTGGGGGTCACCTGA
- a CDS encoding TrkA C-terminal domain-containing protein has product MNEPRNVKDLLVELKDASELMVDLAYAAVFFNEDKLAREVARLESRMTDDLRRLRTTAMLAARSPEDAEGMAGVLWIADAIEQVGDAASDIARVVAARLGIPDALKPDLRHADEMTARVKVRERGELVGRDLRELSLPTETGMWIVAIRSGLDWRFDPGPDDVIADGDVLVVRGPDEGVNELRKLAGAPPLPLPPEGDEPALSELDRAVDILVEMKDLAEAAVGMAYSSLLFNNRSLAAEVGALEARSDQLRDELESWVLRAAPEARDPDELRGLIRLAGASEAMCDAARDMTWYVEHGEALHPVVQMALEETEETSAETIVQPGSPAAGRSLKEMRLETETGMFVLAVQRGARWIYRPRPGFVVMEGDRLISVGPEEGEEELWALTGAPVAAEG; this is encoded by the coding sequence ATGAACGAACCGCGCAACGTCAAGGATCTGCTCGTCGAGCTCAAAGATGCCTCCGAGCTCATGGTCGACCTCGCGTACGCCGCGGTCTTCTTCAACGAGGACAAGCTCGCTCGCGAGGTCGCGCGCCTCGAGTCGCGGATGACCGACGACCTGCGCCGCCTCCGCACCACCGCCATGCTCGCCGCGCGTAGCCCCGAGGATGCCGAGGGCATGGCGGGGGTCCTGTGGATCGCCGACGCGATCGAGCAGGTGGGCGATGCCGCCTCCGACATCGCCAGGGTGGTCGCCGCCCGGCTCGGCATCCCCGACGCCCTCAAGCCCGACCTGCGCCACGCTGACGAGATGACCGCCCGCGTGAAGGTCCGTGAGCGCGGTGAGCTCGTGGGGCGGGACCTTCGCGAGCTCTCGCTGCCCACCGAGACCGGCATGTGGATCGTGGCGATCCGATCCGGCCTGGACTGGCGCTTCGACCCTGGCCCCGACGACGTGATCGCCGACGGCGACGTGCTCGTGGTGCGCGGGCCCGACGAAGGCGTGAACGAGCTCCGCAAGCTCGCGGGCGCACCCCCGCTGCCGCTACCACCCGAAGGCGACGAACCCGCCCTGTCAGAACTCGATCGTGCTGTCGACATCCTCGTGGAGATGAAGGACCTGGCGGAGGCCGCGGTGGGCATGGCGTACTCGTCGCTACTGTTCAACAACCGATCGCTGGCCGCCGAGGTCGGCGCGCTCGAGGCTCGGAGCGATCAGCTCCGCGACGAACTGGAATCGTGGGTGCTGCGGGCCGCCCCCGAGGCACGCGATCCCGACGAGCTCCGCGGACTGATCCGGCTCGCCGGAGCGAGCGAGGCGATGTGCGACGCGGCACGCGACATGACCTGGTACGTGGAGCATGGAGAGGCGCTCCACCCCGTCGTGCAGATGGCGCTCGAGGAGACCGAGGAGACGAGCGCGGAGACGATCGTGCAGCCGGGCTCGCCGGCGGCGGGTCGCTCGTTGAAGGAGATGCGGCTCGAGACCGAGACCGGCATGTTCGTGCTGGCGGTGCAGCGAGGCGCCCGGTGGATCTACCGGCCGCGCCCCGGCTTCGTGGTCATGGAGGGTGACCGCCTGATCTCGGTCGGACCGGAGGAGGGCGAGGAGGAGCTCTGGGCCCTCACCGGCGCGCCGGTCGCAGCGGAAGGATGA
- a CDS encoding MMPL family transporter, with product MARFLYRIGLFGARHRLVVAAVWVAVVLASVGAVRMLGAKTDNQLTLPGTDSQAAFDVLADRFPPQQNGTSPFVFTTDDGRLTERKAKDAVDATYRRMKGAEHVHSVTNPLSKDGRTAGLLSDDGTIAFMPVLLDIDSGFITVDLAEKVLDATQPAREAGIQVAVGGPIGSELSQPDTTTSERIGNLSAMVILALVFGSLVAMGLPILTAAVGLAVATSLIGLLGHLIAVPTVAPTLAIMIGLGVGIDYALFLVTKHKEQLDAGVEMWESIARAVSSSGSAIVFAGSTVVIALVSLGVAGIPLVSTLGLASAIAVLCAVVTSITLMPAILSLVGGWINRVRVPRLLQLRKRPEGHTRWDAWAGAVARHPWLAIALAAAILTPLIVPLFSLRLGQEDIGVSPKSTTERQAYDLLTRGFGVGYNGPLLIAMRLDPPAHPSVGYTRKYDEAISLQAELEKEQRRLERQQAELETQQDELEEEQARLERKGAALQRRQARLERQRAELELQRARLLQQEARLRARAERLAQRARPIAAHLAFILGRERLVQRLIEQTTDPDKLERLRRRLARLEDKEARTRVRLEPLLEQGRAVLADAERLRAEGEALERQADALRSRAAGLEVQGAELQRQAAALQREGAALQRQADELQSEANEANAQEQRALRLQDELTDILTKAGGDDRGTDHRVVQVQDALTSTDGVVGLFPPQINDAGDAVIVSAIPERAPSSPATADLVGTLRIDVLPDATEGEGVVTNVGGSTASNVDLATKIGQRLPLVIATVVLLSFLLLTVAFHSLTVPLQASVTNLLSVAAALGVLTAVFQWGWGLSLIGLDVPRGTVPIASYVPLMMFAVLFGLSMDYEVFFVSRVEQQHAAGRPPREAVPAGLGASGRVISAAALIMFCVFASFVINGDPTVKQFGVGLAVAVLLAGTMVVLLAPAMLVLFGGSVFRLPGFLDRVVPRIDVEGGVKERSHTDVVGVAIDPREVEPVGSEPASRPGSEDA from the coding sequence ATGGCCCGTTTCCTCTACCGCATCGGACTGTTCGGCGCCCGTCATCGTCTCGTCGTCGCCGCAGTGTGGGTGGCCGTCGTCCTCGCCAGCGTCGGCGCCGTCCGGATGCTCGGCGCGAAGACCGACAACCAGCTCACGCTGCCGGGTACCGACAGCCAGGCGGCGTTCGACGTGCTCGCCGACCGGTTCCCTCCACAGCAGAACGGTACGAGTCCGTTCGTGTTCACCACCGACGACGGGAGGCTGACCGAGCGGAAGGCGAAGGATGCGGTCGACGCGACCTACCGGCGCATGAAGGGTGCCGAGCACGTGCACAGCGTCACGAACCCGCTGTCGAAGGACGGGCGGACGGCCGGCCTGCTGAGCGACGATGGGACGATCGCGTTCATGCCGGTGCTGCTCGACATCGACTCCGGGTTCATCACCGTCGATCTGGCCGAGAAGGTGCTCGACGCGACGCAGCCTGCCCGCGAGGCCGGGATCCAGGTCGCGGTGGGCGGGCCGATCGGCAGCGAGCTGTCCCAGCCCGACACCACGACCAGCGAGCGTATCGGGAACCTCTCGGCGATGGTGATCCTGGCGCTCGTGTTCGGGAGCCTCGTCGCGATGGGGTTGCCGATCCTCACCGCCGCGGTCGGCCTCGCGGTGGCCACGTCGCTGATCGGCCTGCTCGGACACCTGATCGCGGTGCCGACGGTCGCGCCCACGCTCGCGATCATGATCGGGCTCGGGGTCGGCATCGACTATGCGCTGTTCCTCGTCACGAAGCACAAGGAACAGCTGGACGCCGGCGTCGAGATGTGGGAGTCGATCGCCCGCGCCGTCTCGTCGTCGGGCAGCGCGATCGTCTTCGCGGGCAGCACCGTCGTGATCGCGCTCGTCTCGTTGGGAGTCGCCGGCATCCCGCTCGTGAGCACGCTGGGCCTCGCGTCGGCGATCGCCGTCCTGTGCGCGGTCGTCACCTCGATCACGCTGATGCCCGCGATCCTGTCGCTGGTGGGCGGCTGGATCAACCGGGTGCGGGTGCCCCGCTTGTTGCAGCTCAGGAAGCGCCCGGAGGGTCACACGCGCTGGGACGCGTGGGCGGGCGCTGTCGCCCGGCATCCCTGGCTCGCGATCGCGCTCGCCGCGGCGATCCTCACGCCGTTGATCGTTCCCCTGTTCTCCCTGCGGCTCGGGCAGGAGGACATCGGCGTGTCGCCGAAGTCCACGACCGAGCGCCAGGCCTACGACCTGCTCACGCGCGGGTTCGGCGTCGGATACAACGGCCCCCTGCTCATCGCGATGCGGCTCGACCCTCCGGCCCACCCGAGCGTCGGCTACACGAGGAAGTACGACGAAGCCATCTCGCTGCAAGCCGAGCTCGAGAAGGAACAACGGCGCCTCGAGCGGCAGCAGGCCGAGCTCGAGACCCAGCAGGACGAGCTCGAGGAGGAGCAGGCCCGACTCGAACGCAAGGGAGCCGCGCTGCAGCGCCGACAGGCGCGGCTCGAGCGGCAGCGGGCCGAGCTCGAGTTGCAGCGGGCCCGGCTCCTCCAGCAAGAGGCGCGGTTGCGCGCCCGAGCCGAGCGTCTCGCTCAGCGGGCGCGGCCGATCGCGGCCCACCTCGCCTTCATCCTGGGCCGGGAGCGGCTCGTGCAACGCCTGATCGAGCAGACGACCGACCCCGACAAGCTCGAGCGTCTACGTCGGCGCCTCGCGCGCCTCGAGGACAAGGAGGCCCGCACCCGCGTCCGGCTGGAACCGCTCCTCGAGCAGGGCCGTGCCGTGCTGGCGGACGCGGAGCGGCTCCGAGCCGAGGGCGAGGCCCTCGAACGACAGGCCGACGCGCTGCGGTCGCGGGCCGCCGGTCTCGAGGTCCAAGGAGCCGAGCTCCAGCGCCAGGCGGCGGCACTGCAGCGCGAGGGCGCGGCGCTCCAGCGGCAGGCCGACGAGCTCCAGTCCGAGGCCAACGAGGCCAACGCCCAGGAACAGCGGGCCCTGCGCCTACAGGACGAGCTCACCGACATCCTCACGAAGGCCGGAGGGGACGATCGCGGCACCGATCACCGCGTCGTGCAGGTGCAGGATGCGCTGACCTCGACCGACGGGGTCGTCGGACTCTTCCCGCCCCAGATCAACGATGCGGGAGACGCCGTCATCGTGAGCGCGATCCCGGAGCGCGCGCCCTCGTCACCGGCGACCGCCGACCTCGTCGGCACCCTGCGGATCGATGTGCTGCCGGACGCCACGGAGGGCGAGGGGGTGGTGACGAACGTCGGAGGGTCGACCGCGTCGAACGTCGACCTCGCCACGAAGATCGGTCAGCGGCTGCCGCTCGTGATCGCCACGGTGGTGCTGCTGAGCTTCCTGCTGCTCACGGTTGCCTTCCATTCGTTGACGGTGCCGCTGCAGGCTTCGGTCACCAACCTGCTGTCGGTGGCGGCGGCCCTCGGTGTGCTCACGGCCGTCTTCCAATGGGGATGGGGGCTCTCGTTGATCGGGCTCGACGTGCCTCGCGGCACCGTGCCGATCGCGAGCTACGTGCCACTGATGATGTTCGCGGTGCTGTTCGGCCTGTCCATGGACTACGAGGTGTTCTTCGTGAGCCGCGTCGAGCAGCAGCACGCCGCCGGGAGGCCGCCCCGCGAGGCCGTGCCGGCAGGGCTCGGGGCGAGCGGCCGTGTGATCTCGGCCGCGGCCCTGATCATGTTCTGCGTCTTCGCGAGCTTCGTGATCAACGGCGACCCGACCGTGAAGCAGTTCGGGGTCGGCCTGGCGGTCGCGGTGCTGCTGGCGGGCACGATGGTCGTGCTGCTGGCCCCCGCGATGCTCGTGCTCTTCGGCGGGTCCGTCTTCCGTCTGCCGGGCTTCCTCGATCGGGTGGTGCCGCGCATCGACGTCGAGGGGGGTGTGAAAGAGCGGAGCCACACCGACGTGGTGGGGGTTGCGATCGATCCGAGGGAGGTCGAGCCTGTGGGCAGCGAGCCGGCGAGCCGGCCGGGCTCAGAGGACGCATGA